GCAGAAAATTTTGTTGCAGAAAATCTTTCAAAAAGAGGTCTGCATGGTGCCTGTATAGTGCTTCTTTCTTTAACACTTACCATGGGAAAGACTGCAGTACAGAACAGAAGTTTCCTTTCAGTATAGTAAATTAAGCTAATACATAGACAGACTATCCCTCTGCATGAAGCCTATAGATCGCAGTATATGACCGATATATGAATTCGCTGTGTTGCAGGGTATCAGCACTATCTTGAGCCCCGTACTCTGCTTCCTTACAATAAACCAGAGTGTATCGCAATAAAAGCCATCCTGGCTGGGAATTGGAAGACACCACCGTTTTCAGATTCACTGTTTATCTTTGGTACTTGGCAAACGGTGAATACGAAATCCAAATATGGTGGGGATGGCAGCGGCAAAAGGGTTTCCTGTATTGACTCAGAAGGGTGATGGGGCAAGGCGACAGtagtatatctacacagcaactagacgcctgtggctggcccatgccagccaccTTGGGCTCAGAGGGctttggggctgtttcattgcagtgtagacgtccaggctcaggctccagcttgagccctgggaccttcccacctcgtagggtcttagagcctgggctccagcccgggcccagaagcctacacagcaatgaaacagccccacagcttgAGCCGTTGTGAGCCTAAGTCAGCTTGCACGGGCCAGACACAGGTTTTAATTTGTTGTGTAAACACAACTGAGTGTGTCGGGAGGGTACTGGGACTGTTgtatttaaatgaattaaaaacataagaatggccatactaagtcaaaccaatggtccatggATCCCAATATCcagccttctgacagtggctgatgccagaggcttcagagggaatgaacagaacagggcaattatagagtgatccatccccagctgtccagtctcagcttctgggagtcagaggttcagggacaccCAGTAAATAGGATTTTGTCCCTGACTGTCtcggctactagccattgatggacctatcctccatgaatttacctaattaTTTTCTGAACCCGGCTGTACTTtgggcctttacaacatcccttggcaatgagttccacaggttgactgtgcattgtgtgaagaagtacttcctttcacttgttttaaacctgctgcctattaatttcactgggtcaCCCCTAGCTCCAgtgttttgtgaaggggtaaatcacACCTCGAATTAATACAACAGTACAGAAATAGATATGGGAGTCTGGAGTTTAGATTGGCCTCCTCCAGCCACCCTGACACCCAAGAGAAGGCAGAAAGCTGCTGATTATTAAGCCACCTTTTTAAAGATTCAGATTCATTTTAGGACTCACTCACTCTTTGAGAAGTGCTGGATTCTGACATACAGCTAATCAGAATAGAATATTCATCAGCTCTCTAATCCCAACACAGTTAACCTACAGCAGACAGCAGAACTAATGCTATTCATTTGCTATTCACCAATGGGTTTCACTATCCTTCAGTCAAAGCTATTCATTTGCTCTGTATTTTATATTGCTGCCACACACATGGTTCATATATGCAGCTTGGTGCCATAAACCATTTAAACCATGCAGACTTACCCAGCTGtttccttgcttttgtttttgagtgtatcTCCTCTGCATCATCCAGAACCAGGTTCATGTATTCATCAAAACCCTAAGAACCAACAACAAAGTGGTTAGTGAACAAAATCGCCTGGTCTCAAGCCTCAACAGCAGGAGTTGCTTTCACTAAGGGGGCacagaaaaacacctgtcaggaatggtctagataatacttagtcctgccatgagtgcaagggactggcctagatgacctctcgaggtcccttctggTCCTATGATGCTATGATTAAATGGATCTGAGTAAGACGACTGCTTGGAaaacagggggtgggagggtgggggtgtgttATTCCTTCACTGTACTACTTTTTCTTGGGGAGTTGAACATGGAACTTGTGaactggaaaaacaaatgaaTGATGCAAAGTGCGTATAACATGACACTCACAATGATACAGCCTTCTATCCGCATGTTCACCTGTTCATAGAGCCACACCTGAATCCTGGACCTCTGCAAaatcagggagaggggaaggaaaagatAAGAAAGCACATTATTAGCACAAGTACTCCAAGCAACAGTTACTCATTGGTATACAGGATATTATTATCTGTTTGCCCCATTGTAagtcattattaaaaatattctttgcGGTTTCTGTAAGAAGACCCAAATTAGAACTTAATGTTGCCCTGAGGCATCTTATAAAtaaaaaggcatgttttctcTCCAATTATTGAGGATTTGTGAACATCTAAAGGAACAAATTTCAGAATGTAAACAATAGTAGTAGTCTGCTCAGGACTAATTTTAAAGCCTGACCCAAATTCAGCTAGATCACAGCCAATTTTAACCCGACCCCAAGAGTATTTCATTGTTTTCATACCCAAACCCAACACTTGTAGTCAGGTCCCACTGGGTTTAGGTGAGGTTGCAAGGGTCTAGGGCAGTCAACACAATCAGTGATAAGAGCCTATCCGATCTGAGCTGCGCGGGAATGTATGCTACACAAATAATACCCAACCTAACCTGAACCTGACACCTGTATTCAGATCCTGTCAGGTTGCCAGGGTCTATACACACAAGCACATCACTGTACACTTTACCTTAGCAATGCATACTAAAGGTTTGATCCTATTTCTTGGCATGCTAACAAAATATTAAACTTAGACCCACAATGCAGTTCGGTGGCAGGAAGCCATtaagtacaaaaaaaaaccctaaaaaccttAAAAGCTAATACGTCAAATACTATCAGTACTATTATTAATTAGAGATGGAAGAAACTGATCAGTTTATGAATCCCAGCTCCTTGCTGAagaagggaggaagaaagaatccttccccactccaaaGACAGGATGTATCAGATATAAATCTCAGCAACATGACCACGGCTAAAACCACCTGTTTTTGTTTGGATCATATGTTTTGGATCATATTTACAATCACACAAGGAGTTGATAGTTAGACAGCATTACTTACATTCTGCAGGTACCTGAAGATGAGGTTCTGTAACACAGCACTTAAGGAAAAGCACAGAagcagctcctagcacaatatGTGTCACTGTAACAACTCATCTGATTATAACCAAAGTTCCCAT
This portion of the Chelonia mydas isolate rCheMyd1 chromosome 21, rCheMyd1.pri.v2, whole genome shotgun sequence genome encodes:
- the SNRPE gene encoding small nuclear ribonucleoprotein E, whose translation is MAYRGQGQKVQKVMVQPINLIFRYLQNRSRIQVWLYEQVNMRIEGCIIGFDEYMNLVLDDAEEIHSKTKARKQLGRIMLKGDNITLLQSVSN